TTTAATCGCAGAAAATATGGGTGGCGTTTGGTCTATCTCTCCCACAAAACTACTCAATGTTTCTAAAATTTGCTCTTTAGTGATGGCACTAATATCTTGTGGTAGTATTTCTGGTTCTTCGGTGTCATAAGAAGCCGTCTGGACTCCAATTTTTATTTCGGTGTGGTACTCTTTTGGAGCGTTTTGTATTTCTGGGATAGTCTTAGTTGCTTTGCCTGTACATACCACCAAAAGCCCTGTGGCTCTAGGGTCTAATGTACCTGCATGACCAATTTTAATCTTCTTTAGCTTAAACTCTCTTTTTAGTTTGAATTTTATCTTGTTAACCGCCTGAAAGGAAGTCCAATCCAAAGGCTTATCTACCAAAAATACCTGTCCAGCCTGTATTTCTTCTAATATCATCACTTCTATATTCTCTGCTACAAAAATAACAATTAAGTTTTACTCATTAACATCATCATAAGGTTTATTCATAAAATTAACATAGCTTAAAGAAATACTTTTTTGATATTTAATTAAATCAAATGAGAGTTAATTCTGTCGTAATACTTATATTTGCAGAGGAAATTTTAGTCCAAAGTAAATATTGATTTAATTAAAAAGTAAACCTATGAAATATAAAAGAATCCTTCTCAAACTTAGTGGTGAAGCACTTATGGGAAACCTACAATACGGTATAGATAACGACAGACTAAAGGAATATGCCGCAGAAATTAAGAAAGTAGTAGACCAAGGTTGCGAGGTCGCTATCGTGATAGGAGGAGGTAATATTTTCAGAGGGTTAGCAGGTGCTGCTAAAGGAATGGATAGAGTTCAGGGCGACTATATGGGAATGCTAGCAACCGTTATCAATGGTATGGCTCTACAAGGTGCTTTGGAAGACATTGGTATTAAAACAAGACTACAATCTGCCATTGAAATGGATAAGGTAGCTGAGCCTTTTATTAAAAGAAGGGCAACTAGACACTTAGAAAAGGGGCGAGTAGTCATCTTTGGAGCTGGTACGGGTAACCCTTACTTTACTACGGATACTGCGGCTACACTAAGAGCTATAGAAATAGGTGCTGATGTTATCCTTAAAGGTACTCGTGTAGATGGCATCTACGACAGCGACCCTGAAAAGAATAAAGATGCAGTAAAATTCAACAGCCTTTCGTTTGATGAAGTTTATGAAAAGAATTTAAAGGTAATGGATATGACTGCCTTTACTCTCAGCCAAGAAAACAAACTCCCTATTATTGTTTTTGATATGAATAAGGAAGGAAATCTACTAAAAGTAGTTCAGGGCGAAGAAGTGGGAACTGTGGTAAGAAACTAAGAATTTTATATAATTAAAAAATAATCATTAAATAAAATGGAAGAAATACAGTTGATATTAGACAATGCTCGTCAGGAAATGGACGCTGCGATTAAACACCTAGAACACGCTTTCTTAAAGATTAGAGCTGGGCGTGCTTCTACGGCTATGGTACAAGATGTAATGGTGGAATATTATGGTAGCCCTACGCCTCTTAACCAAGTTGCGAATATTTCTATCCCTGATGCGATGACTATTGCTATCCAACCTTGGGACAGGTCAGCTATTAAGGATGTAGAGAAGGGGATTATTAACTCTAACTTAGGGTTTGCTCCGTCTAACAATGGTGATACTATTATCCTAAATGTACCCCCGCTAACTGAAGAGAGAAGAAAAGACCTTGCAAAGCAAGCTAAAGCGGAAGCAGAACAGACTAAAGTAACTGTAAGAAATGCAAGACAAGACGCTATGAAAGACCTTAAGAAGCTAGACGGTGTATCCGAAGATATTATTAAAGATACCGAAAACGAGGTTCAGCAACTTACAGATAAGTACATCAGCATGATAGACTACCACTACAAACACAAAGAGGTGGATATTATGAAAATATAAAAACTAAAGCTACCTTTTTAGGTAGCTTATTTTTTCAAATGTTACTGTATATCATCTACTTTTCTTCAAAAGATTGATTAGTCTATAATAAGTTAAACTCAACCCTATCTAAACTTCCTAAATTATGGAATTTAAAATATCTACCATCGAAGAGTGGCAAGAAGTTATCCATCAAATTTTGCCTCAACTAAAACACCCTATCCTTTTATTAAAGGGAAACTTAGGTGTTGGTAAGACCTCTTTTACTCAATTTTTATTGAAGACTCTTGGCAGTACAGACGAGGTTTCCTCCCCTACTTACGCCATTGTAAATGAGTATGCTTGCCCAAAAGGCAACATCTATCATTTTGATTTATATAGAATGAAATCCATTGATGAGGCATTTGACATCGGTATCGAAGAATATCTAGAAACAGGTTTTTTATCTATCATTGAATGGCCAGAAATTTATGAGCCTGAACTTGAAGGAATCCCCTATCACGAGATGAAGATAGAAAATATAGAAGGAGAAAGGCATATTGTGTTTAAATGATTCTTATATTTGCTTATATTTTTCATATACTGAATAATCCCTAATAACTATGAGTAGCACTATATTTACTCCATTTAAAGAAGAGCAGCTTCTACCAAAAGAAGAAAGATTAGAAATTATAAAAAAAGGACAAAGACTTTTTATAGGTGTTCCTAAAGAGACTTGCCTAAACGAGAAAAGACTATGCCTAACTCCTGATGCAGTACAAGTTCTCACACAAAATGGTCACCAAGTAGTCGTAGAAAGTGGAGCAGGAAAAGGTTCATTTTTTACAGATTTACAATACTCCGAAGCAGGAGCTATCATCACTAACGACCCTAAAGAAGCTTTTGGACAGCAACTTATACTAAAGATAAACCCACCTACAGAGGAAGAGATTGATTATTTAAAGCCTTCAGCTTTTTTGATTTCAGCACTACAAGTTAACCTTCAGACGCCTCATTATTTTAAAAAATTAGCCGAAAGAAAAATCACTGCTATTGCTTTTGAATTTATTAAAGATGAATATCAACAATTAGCTTTAGTAAGGCTTATTGGAGAAATTGCAGGTAATGTTTCTATCCTTTATGCTTCAGAACTTTTAGCTCAGTCTAACGGCTTAATGCTTGGCGTCATTACAGGTGTAAGACCTACCGAAGTAGTGGTTTTAGGAGCAGGTATTGTGGGCGAGTTTGCTACAAAAACGGCTATCGGTCTAGGTGCTAATGTTAGGGTTTTTGATAATTCTTTAGCCAAATTAAGAAGATTACATAATTTTATAAACAATAGGGTTTCTACCTCAATTATTGACCCTAAAGAACTGACGAAAAGTCTCAGAAGAGCCGATATTGTAATAGGAGCTTTGCAAAGGCATAATCTTCCTCCTGTTGTAACGGAAGAGATGGTACAACTCATGAAAAAAGGCAGTGTAATTATTGACCTTACTATTGATTACGGAAAGTCTATTGAAACCGCCGAACTTACCACCCAAGAAAATCCTACAATTATAAAACACGAGGTGGTTCACTCTGGAATTCCAAACCTGACTTCTAAAACGCCTAGAACTACAACTAAAGCTATTAGCAACTTCTTCCTAAGTTACCTATTACAATCTGACCATGAAGGAGGTTTAGAAACTATGCTTCTAAAAAATACCAGCAGCAAAGATTCTATATACATGTACAAAGGCAGACATACAAAGAAAATTATTTGTGAAAAATTTGGATTAAACTATCACGATATAAACTTATTAACCTTCTAATGAGAAAACTCAAATTTTATTTAATAGGAGTTATACCAGGATTTATTATTGTATTTTTTGTACTTAATCAGAAAGGAGTGAGTTGTAGTGGCTACCTTCCTAACAGCCGTGTAATAGCAGAAACCCTATCTAAAGAGTTCAGCTATTCTGAGGAGTTTAAAACTCAAATGCAACACCTACAAATCACTGAAAGTTTTTTAAAAGATAGCCTTATTACCCACGGTGAAATAGATTTCCAAAAGAGTAATGCTCAAAAAAAGCCTTGCCCTTCTTATCTACTCTACTATCCTAAAAAAAATCCGATGTACGAAATCAGTTTTGAAAAATGTGAGAAAGAAGCTCGTTTCTTTAACCTTAAATCTCTTAAATAATGGTTGTAGGACTAATTGGCGTTGGGTTAATTGGTGGTTCAATGGCTTTAAAGCTGAAAAGTAAAAATACCTCAATAAAAATATGTGGTACAGATAACTCCATAAACCACCTCAACGAAGCCTTAGCATTAGGCATCATAGATGAAGCTGATGATTTAGAAAATACGGTAAAAAAGGCTGACCTCATCATCATAGCGATTCCTGTAGATGCTACCCAAAAGATACTACCTAATGTATTGGATTTACTAGACCAACATCAAACCGTAATGGATACTGGTTCTACAAAGTTAGGGATTGTAAATGCTATCAAAAATCATGAAAATAGAAATCGTTTCGTAGCTTCGCACCCTATGTGGGGGACGGAAAACAGCGGACCTAAGTCAGCCCAATTAGACTCTTTTTCTGGTAGAGTAGCTGTTCTTTGCGATGCTAAAGATTCTGCAAAAGACGCTGTGGAAAAGGTATCCGAAGTTTACCAACTTTTGGAAATGAACCTCGTGGAAATGACTTCCGAACAGCACGATATACACACGGCTTATATTTCGCACATTTCACACATTACCTCTTATGCTCTAGCCAATACGGTTTTAGAAAAAGAGAAGGAAGAAGATACTATTTTCCAGTTAGCCAGTTCGGGATTTTCTAGCACGGTAAGGTTAGCAAAATCTCACCCCGAAATGTGGGTTCCTATCTTTAAACAAAATAAAGAGAATGTACTAGATGTACTTAATGAGCATATTTCTCAATTAAGAAAATTTAAAGCTGCATTAGAGAAAGAAAATTATGATTTCCTAGAAGAACTCATCAAAAATGCCAACAAAATAAGAGGTATTTTGAAATAAATTTTTAATAATGATTATTAACTTTAAACTTCTCTATATATTTTCCTTTATCATCAGCACCCTAGGGATTGTTGCTTTCTTTGGCGATTTTGGTTTTAACCAATCTAAAGATTCTAGAATGATGTTTGATGGCTACTACCACTTCGCTATTGCCATAGGACTCATCTCCACTGCTGCCAGATATTATGAGAAAAGAACTTCTGTTAATCGGAAAGCCTTTATTTTTGATTTAGCTACAGTAATATTTACGGTGGTTATTTTCTACTTTCATTTTTTAAGCCCATTGTACGGTAGCCTAGACCGTTTTTTTGAAAGTAGATATTGGGTTATTATGGCAGTGGTATTTACTTTTATAAGAGAGTTTTCGGATTTGAAAATCAATTTTAAAAGGACGATACTCAATCCAGCCCAATTATTCATCAGTAGTTTTATTGTGATTATACTAATGGGAGCTTTTCTGCTCACGCTCCCCAAAGCTACCACACACGGGATTTCGTTTTTAGATGCTTTGTTTACCTCTACTAGTGCGGTTTGTGTTACGGGCTTATCGGTACTGAATACGGGTAGTGATTTTACAACTTTTGGTAAACTTATCATTATTATTTTAATTCAGATTGGAGGTTTAGGGATTTTAACTTTCGCAAGTTATTTTAGCTACTTTTTCAAAGGTGGCACTTCTTACGAAAACCAATTGGCTCTAAGCGATATGACGAGTTCAAAAAAACTCGGCGATGTGTTTTCCACTCTAAAAAACATTATTCTCATTACTTTTGGGATAGAACTCTTCTCTGGAATTTTGATATATACAAGTGTAAGCTCCACTCTGTTCACCTCGGAGTTTCAGCATATCTTTTTTTCTATTTTCCATTCCGTATCTGCCTTTTGTAATGCAGGATTTTCTACGCTAGATGCTAGTCTTTATGATGAGGCTTATCGGTACAATTACTACTTGCATTTAGTTATTATTTTCACCTTTGTGTTCGGTGGTTTAGGCTTCCCTATCGTGGTAAATATCATCAATTATATTAAATACAAAAT
This Riemerella anatipestifer DNA region includes the following protein-coding sequences:
- a CDS encoding TrkH family potassium uptake protein, translated to MIINFKLLYIFSFIISTLGIVAFFGDFGFNQSKDSRMMFDGYYHFAIAIGLISTAARYYEKRTSVNRKAFIFDLATVIFTVVIFYFHFLSPLYGSLDRFFESRYWVIMAVVFTFIREFSDLKINFKRTILNPAQLFISSFIVIILMGAFLLTLPKATTHGISFLDALFTSTSAVCVTGLSVLNTGSDFTTFGKLIIIILIQIGGLGILTFASYFSYFFKGGTSYENQLALSDMTSSKKLGDVFSTLKNIILITFGIELFSGILIYTSVSSTLFTSEFQHIFFSIFHSVSAFCNAGFSTLDASLYDEAYRYNYYLHLVIIFTFVFGGLGFPIVVNIINYIKYKIAHISPFSEQKRMYRPWVLTLDSRITLVTTVSLTIVGTIIFYILEYHNTLAEHEGFGKFVTALFGATTPRTAGFNTINNASMSFPTIMVIFLLMWVGASPQSTGGGIKTNTFAIAFLNVLSLAKGKSKVEIFRREIADISIRRAFAIMTLSLMAIGLGIMLITFFDPDKNLLDISFECFSAYSTVGLSLGITASLSEASKMVLIGIMFVGRISMLSLAIAIVKKSKYKNYSYPKEEITIN
- a CDS encoding DUF4258 domain-containing protein; the protein is MRKLKFYLIGVIPGFIIVFFVLNQKGVSCSGYLPNSRVIAETLSKEFSYSEEFKTQMQHLQITESFLKDSLITHGEIDFQKSNAQKKPCPSYLLYYPKKNPMYEISFEKCEKEARFFNLKSLK
- the tsaE gene encoding tRNA (adenosine(37)-N6)-threonylcarbamoyltransferase complex ATPase subunit type 1 TsaE; translated protein: MEFKISTIEEWQEVIHQILPQLKHPILLLKGNLGVGKTSFTQFLLKTLGSTDEVSSPTYAIVNEYACPKGNIYHFDLYRMKSIDEAFDIGIEEYLETGFLSIIEWPEIYEPELEGIPYHEMKIENIEGERHIVFK
- the frr gene encoding ribosome recycling factor; the encoded protein is MEEIQLILDNARQEMDAAIKHLEHAFLKIRAGRASTAMVQDVMVEYYGSPTPLNQVANISIPDAMTIAIQPWDRSAIKDVEKGIINSNLGFAPSNNGDTIILNVPPLTEERRKDLAKQAKAEAEQTKVTVRNARQDAMKDLKKLDGVSEDIIKDTENEVQQLTDKYISMIDYHYKHKEVDIMKI
- a CDS encoding alanine dehydrogenase → MSSTIFTPFKEEQLLPKEERLEIIKKGQRLFIGVPKETCLNEKRLCLTPDAVQVLTQNGHQVVVESGAGKGSFFTDLQYSEAGAIITNDPKEAFGQQLILKINPPTEEEIDYLKPSAFLISALQVNLQTPHYFKKLAERKITAIAFEFIKDEYQQLALVRLIGEIAGNVSILYASELLAQSNGLMLGVITGVRPTEVVVLGAGIVGEFATKTAIGLGANVRVFDNSLAKLRRLHNFINNRVSTSIIDPKELTKSLRRADIVIGALQRHNLPPVVTEEMVQLMKKGSVIIDLTIDYGKSIETAELTTQENPTIIKHEVVHSGIPNLTSKTPRTTTKAISNFFLSYLLQSDHEGGLETMLLKNTSSKDSIYMYKGRHTKKIICEKFGLNYHDINLLTF
- the truB gene encoding tRNA pseudouridine(55) synthase TruB, which produces MILEEIQAGQVFLVDKPLDWTSFQAVNKIKFKLKREFKLKKIKIGHAGTLDPRATGLLVVCTGKATKTIPEIQNAPKEYHTEIKIGVQTASYDTEEPEILPQDISAITKEQILETLSSFVGEIDQTPPIFSAIKVDGERAYNLARAGEEVELKKRQTTIYFIDNIEIDWPFVRFSVGCSKGTYIRSLAHDIGQALGVGAYLTQLRRTKIGDFSVEQASEQFLTNEFSFANDI
- a CDS encoding prephenate dehydrogenase, yielding MVVGLIGVGLIGGSMALKLKSKNTSIKICGTDNSINHLNEALALGIIDEADDLENTVKKADLIIIAIPVDATQKILPNVLDLLDQHQTVMDTGSTKLGIVNAIKNHENRNRFVASHPMWGTENSGPKSAQLDSFSGRVAVLCDAKDSAKDAVEKVSEVYQLLEMNLVEMTSEQHDIHTAYISHISHITSYALANTVLEKEKEEDTIFQLASSGFSSTVRLAKSHPEMWVPIFKQNKENVLDVLNEHISQLRKFKAALEKENYDFLEELIKNANKIRGILK
- the pyrH gene encoding UMP kinase gives rise to the protein MKYKRILLKLSGEALMGNLQYGIDNDRLKEYAAEIKKVVDQGCEVAIVIGGGNIFRGLAGAAKGMDRVQGDYMGMLATVINGMALQGALEDIGIKTRLQSAIEMDKVAEPFIKRRATRHLEKGRVVIFGAGTGNPYFTTDTAATLRAIEIGADVILKGTRVDGIYDSDPEKNKDAVKFNSLSFDEVYEKNLKVMDMTAFTLSQENKLPIIVFDMNKEGNLLKVVQGEEVGTVVRN